From the Streptomyces sp. NBC_00390 genome, the window CGAGCTTGATCTCGCCCGCGGTCTTCAGGATCTTGCTCTTGCCGTTGCCCGCGAGGTTGTACTTGAGGGCGACGACCTTGTCCGCACCGTAGATCTCCTTGGCCTTGGCCTCGGTGATGCCGACGGAGGCGACCTCGGGGTGGCAGTACGTCACCCGCGGCACGCCGTCGTAGTCGATCGGCACGCTCTTGAGCCCGGCCAGCCGCTCCGCCACCAGGATGCCCTCGGCGAAGCCCACGTGCGCGAGCTGGAGCGTGGGGACCAGGTCACCGACCGCGGAGATGGTGGGCACATTGGTCTGCATGTACTCGTTGACCAGGACGTAGCCGCGGTCCATCGCGACGCCCTGCTCCTCGTAGCCCAGGCCCTGCGAGACCGGGCCGCGGCCGACCGCTACCAGCAGGATCTCGGCCTCGAAGGTCTTGCCGTCGGCGAGGGTGACGCGGACGCCGTCCTCGGTGTACTCGGCCTTCTCGAAGAAGGTGCCCAGGTTGAACTTGATGCCGCGCTTGCGGAACGCGCGCTCAAGAAGCTTGGAGCTGTTCTCGTCCTCGACCGGGACGAGGTGCTTGAGGCCCTCGATCACCGTGACGTCGGAACCGAAGGACTTCCACGCCGAGGCGAACTCGACGCCGATCACGCCGCCGCCCAGCACGATCGCGGACTGCGGGACGCGGTCCAGGACCAGCGCGTGGTCGGAGGAGATGATGCGGTTGCCGTCGATCTCCAGGCCCGGCAGCGACTTCGGCACGGAGCCGGTCGCGAGGAGGACGTGGCGGCCCTGGACACGGCGGCCGTTGACGTCGACGGAGGTGGGGGAGGACAGCCGGCCCTCACCCTCGATGTAGGTCACCTTGCGGGAGGCGATCAGCCCCTGCAGACCCTTGTACAGGCCGGAGATCACCTCGTCCTTGTACTTGTGCACGGCCGGGACATCGATGCCCTCGAAGGTGGCCTTGACACCGAACTGGTCGCTCTCGCGGGCCTGGTCGGCGATCTCGCCCGCGTGCAGCAGGGCCTTGGTGGGGATGCACCCCCGGTGCAGGCAGGTGCCGCCGACCTTGTCCTTCTCGATCAGGGCGACGTCCAGGCCCAGCTGAGCCCCACGCAGCGCCGCAGCGTAACCGCCGCTACCACCGCCGAGGATCACTAGGTCGAAAACGGTGCTGGCGTCGTTCGCCACGTCACGTCCTCCATGCATGTGCGCCGTTCGCCGGTCCTCACTGACCGCGCGGCGGCTGGTGTTCGGCCGCTTAATCTTCGGCCCTGTGGTGGGGGCCCTGTCCTGCCGAGAACCCATCTTCGCACTTGTTGACGGAAGGCGGGACGCGGGGCCGGGGTCTGAGACGGCCGGTGGGCCGTCCCGGACGGTTACTGACCCGTACGAACGTACGGGTGATGTGCTCGTTACGTCGAAAGTGAACGTAGCAAGCGAACACGAACGGCCCCGGACGTATGCCCGGGGCCGGCCGCTGTGACGCAGGGCTCAGCCGAGGTCGCCGTCGGCGGTGCGCTCGGCGAGCTTGACCAGGGTGCGGATCGCGGTGCCGGTGCCGCCCTTGGGGGTGTAGCCGTACGGCGCGCCCTCGTGGAAGGCCGGGCCCGCGATGTCCAGGTGGGCCCAGGTGATGCCCTCGCCCACGAACTCCTTCAGGAACAGACCGGCGACCAGGCCGCCACCCATCCGCTCGCCCATGTTGGCGATGTCGGCGGTCGGCGAGTCCATGCCCTTGCGCAGGTCCGCCGGGAGCGGCATCGGCCAGGACGCCTCACCGACCTCCTCCGCGATCTCGTGGATCTCGGTGCGGAAGGCGTCGTCGTTGGACATGATCGCGAAGGTGCGGCTGCCCAGCGCCAGCACCATCGCGCCGGTCAGCGTCGCCACGTCGACGATCGCGTCCGGGTTCTCCTCCGAGGCCTTCGTCAGCGCGTCGGCCAGCACGAGCCGGCCCTCGGCGTCGGTGTTGAGCACCTCGACGGTCTTGCCGCTGTACATGCGCAGCACATCACCCGGGCGGGTGGCGTTGCCGGACGGCATGTTCTCGGCGAGCGCCAGCCAGCCGGTGACATTGACCGCGAGACGGAGCCGGGCGGCGGCCACGACCGCGGCGAACACCGAGGCGGCACCGCTCATGTCGCACTTCATCGTCTCGTTGTGGCCGGCCGGCTTGAGCGAGATGCCGCCCGAGTCGTACGTGATGCCCTTGCCGACCAGCGCCAGGTGCTTGGCGTCCTTGGAGTGCGTGTAGGTCAGCTTCACCAGGCGCGGCGGGTTCTGCGAGCCCTGGCCGACGCCGAGGATGCCGCCGTAGCCGCCCTTGGCGAGTGCCTTCTCGTCCAGCACCTGCACCTTGATGCCGTGCTCCTTGCCGGCGGCGCTGGCCACGGCGGCGAAGGCCTCGGGGGTGAGGTCGTTCGGCGGGGTGTTGATCAGGTCGCGGGCGCGGTTGATCTCCTCGGTCAGCGCGAGGGCGCGCTCGGCCGCGGCCTTGAACGCCTTGTCGCGCGGCTTCGCACCCAGCAGCGCCACCTCGGCCAGCGGCTTCTTCGCGTCCTTGCCGTTCTCCTGGTAGGCGGTGAAGGCGTACGCGCCCAGCAGCGCGCCCTCGGCGATCGCCTCGGCGTCCTCGACGGCCTCGATCGGCAGCGCGAACGCGGCCTTCTTCGCACCGGACAGCGCGCGGGCGGCGACGCCCGCGGCGCGGCGCAGCGCCTCGCTGTCGTACGCCTCGTCCGCCTCCGGTGCCTTGCCGAGCCCGACCGCGACGACGACCGGCGCCTTGAGGCCGGAGGGAGCGGGCAGCTTGGTGATCTCGCCCTCGCCACCGCCGGCACCGAGGGTCTCGAGGACGGAGGCGAGCTTTCCGTCGAACGCCTTGTCCACTGCCTCGGCGCCCGGCGCGACGACCGGACCCTTGGCGCCCTTGGCAACGCCCACGACGAGGGCGTCGGCGCGCAGCGTTGCCGCGCCGGCAGTGCTGAGAGTGAGAGCAGTCACGGTGGTGAAATCTCGCTTCCGTTGAGTTCGGGTGCCGTAGAGGGGCGTCGAAGGGGGTGGATCGGCAACCCCTTGCCGGACAAGAGCCTACGCGTGGCCATATGTGTCGCTCACGGCGGCGGCGGTTCACTCGTCCGTGGCGTCTCTTTCGTGTTTGTCCCGCAGATGGTGAGACCTCGGCCACACTCGCTTCATTCCGGCAAGGGGCGGCGCGCGCCCTTTTGCATCATCTGCACAGTTCCTCCTCGTTCGCGGACCGCATCGAGGAGGAGTCCGAGGGGGGACATCGATGGAGCAGTACGGACGACGCATGCCCGCGATCACCGTGGCGAGAGCCACCGCGACAGCGCTCGCGGCCGCCACGCTGGCGGCCGCCGTCCCGGCGTCGGCGGCGGCCGCCCCGGCGCCGCGTGTCGATCTGACGGTGCTGGTCGTCGACGACGGCGGCGGCGCGGTCGACGCGATCGTCTCCGAACTTCAGAACACCGGCGTGCCGTACCGGACCGTGGATCTGACCGACCCGGACCGCCCGGTCGTGAACGCCGCGTTCCTCAGCGACACCGTGAGCGGCCGCCCGCGTGCCAAGTACCAGGGGGTGGTCGTCCCCGACGAGGACCCGTTCGGTGCGGACACGGCCGCCGGGGCCGCGGAGAACGCCGCGCTCTTCGCGTACGAGCGGACCTTCGCCATCCGGCAGGTGGACGCGTACACGTGGGCCCACCCCGGCGTCGGCCTGGAGTACACGGACAACGGCGGCTACGCGGGCGTACTGGACGGTGCCGGGAGCGCGGTGACCGCCGCCGGGCGCGGCGGCCCCTTCGGCTACCTCGACGGCCCTGTCGCCTTCGAGGACAACTCGCCGCTGATCACCGAGAGCTATGGCTATGCGGGCAGGCCGAGGGAAGGTTTCACCAGCTATCTGGACACCCCCGTCGGCGACGGCGGGGGGCGCGCCAGCCTGATCGGCGAGTACGGGCACGACGGCCGCCGCGAGCTGGTGGTGACCTTCGCGTACAACCGCCATCAGCGGCAGTTCCGGGTGCTGGCCCGCGGAATCG encodes:
- a CDS encoding leucyl aminopeptidase, with protein sequence MTALTLSTAGAATLRADALVVGVAKGAKGPVVAPGAEAVDKAFDGKLASVLETLGAGGGEGEITKLPAPSGLKAPVVVAVGLGKAPEADEAYDSEALRRAAGVAARALSGAKKAAFALPIEAVEDAEAIAEGALLGAYAFTAYQENGKDAKKPLAEVALLGAKPRDKAFKAAAERALALTEEINRARDLINTPPNDLTPEAFAAVASAAGKEHGIKVQVLDEKALAKGGYGGILGVGQGSQNPPRLVKLTYTHSKDAKHLALVGKGITYDSGGISLKPAGHNETMKCDMSGAASVFAAVVAAARLRLAVNVTGWLALAENMPSGNATRPGDVLRMYSGKTVEVLNTDAEGRLVLADALTKASEENPDAIVDVATLTGAMVLALGSRTFAIMSNDDAFRTEIHEIAEEVGEASWPMPLPADLRKGMDSPTADIANMGERMGGGLVAGLFLKEFVGEGITWAHLDIAGPAFHEGAPYGYTPKGGTGTAIRTLVKLAERTADGDLG
- the lpdA gene encoding dihydrolipoyl dehydrogenase, whose amino-acid sequence is MANDASTVFDLVILGGGSGGYAAALRGAQLGLDVALIEKDKVGGTCLHRGCIPTKALLHAGEIADQARESDQFGVKATFEGIDVPAVHKYKDEVISGLYKGLQGLIASRKVTYIEGEGRLSSPTSVDVNGRRVQGRHVLLATGSVPKSLPGLEIDGNRIISSDHALVLDRVPQSAIVLGGGVIGVEFASAWKSFGSDVTVIEGLKHLVPVEDENSSKLLERAFRKRGIKFNLGTFFEKAEYTEDGVRVTLADGKTFEAEILLVAVGRGPVSQGLGYEEQGVAMDRGYVLVNEYMQTNVPTISAVGDLVPTLQLAHVGFAEGILVAERLAGLKSVPIDYDGVPRVTYCHPEVASVGITEAKAKEIYGADKVVALKYNLAGNGKSKILKTAGEIKLVQVKDGAVVGVHMVGDRMGEQVGEAQLIYNWEALPAEVAQLIHAHPTQSEALGEAHLALAGKPLHSHD